Part of the Paenibacillus sp. FSL R7-0273 genome is shown below.
AGATCCAGACCTATAATGGCGATATCTTCTTTACTCAAGCCTCCTCACTTCCTTCGTAAAACATGACATTCTTGTTGTTATCCGTTTCTCTGCTTGTATAACTGAGCAAGCTCCTGAAGGGCTGACTGTACATCCCCGGCAATCCGGGCCTCTTCCTCCGGGCTGTAAGCCAGGTCATCAATATACATGCTAATCCGGCAATCCCGTGCAGACAGCTGGAAATTCAGCAGCAGCTGGAAATTCGGCACGCCGGGGAATTCAAGCACCTGGTCAAACAATGAGCCTTCACCGCTGCCCGCGGCCAGTGTCTGTAATACGATAGCCGGAGCATCCAGTGTGAAGCCCGCTCCGTTCAAATCATAAATCGAGGCTGCCTGATACCTGTGCGCAGCAGTAAGGCTCTCCCTCAGGACATTGTCATCCGCAGTGTCAAAGAAGACCGGCAGCACCCGGGCGAAGGACTGGACAACGTTGATTGCGCCTGGAATTACCCTGCCGTGGTACACAGCGCCCACATATCCCTGTGTTTGGTTGAAAGCCAGTGCCAGACGGCTCGTCAGGGAAGAGAGCAGCCTGTGTTCCTTCTCCGGATACGGCGCTTCTGCTGTCTGACAGGTAAACTCATAATGATGATAGCTCCCCTTCGTCCGCACCGGCTTGCCCATGCTTGGATAGGCGTTACAACGGAGTAGCGGCTGCCAGCCCTGGACATCACCGGCAACCGCAGCCTTATAGCTGGCTGCGATTTGCGCATACTGGGCGAATTGCACAGGCTTGCCGTTGAAGCTATCCTCAATCTGGCTGAGCAGAACGCTGAGACCGATCTGATCGATCAGCATAGGGTGCATATTGAGATAGAGGTAGGTCTGGCCGGTCGAACGCAGTGTAACCAGTCTGATATCCCACAGCCGCCCACTGCCCTGCTGCCGGAATCCTCCGCTAAGCTCTTGCAGCTGAGCTGCATCAGCGAGTGTAATATGTTCAATTTCAACATGGCGCTTCCGTCCGATCTTCCCCTGTACCTCACCATCTGCGTAAATATATTGCGTGAAGAAGACATCATTGCAGGCAATAACATGCTCAATGGCGGCCTGCAGCGCATTCAATTCAACCGCACCCTGCTCTGAAATGCGGTAAGCATATTTGACACTGTACATGTTGGTATCCGCCAGGCGGAAGCTGTCGATAAACAGCACCTTCATAAAGTTCGGGCATTCGTATTCGTCCGGCTCCACAGCATCCCACTGCGGGAGGACGGCATGGCCGACCCGCTCCAGAATCAGCTGCTTCAGCTCGCGGAGCGTTCCTGAAGTATAAATATCCTGATAGCTGAGCTGTACGCCCAGATGCTCGTAAATATCCGTAATCATTTTTGCTATATCCAGCGAAGAGATGGAGGAATGGAGGTCCTCATCCTCACCGATATCGGGAAACCAGTGGCTGGTTCTCTCTTTCCGCCAGGCGGCCGGCCGGGGAATCGCCGCTGCAGTCTCCATGACAGCCGCCTGCGCATGCGGCTCACCGGCAGGCTGCGACAGGTCCAGCCGGTCCAGCAGAAGCAGCATTTCCTCAAGCCCGGCACACAGGTGCTGAATCAAGGGCTGGCCGCAGCAGAATTCATATTCAAGATGATGGCTGTATTCATTGAACTGAAGATGGTTATTGCACTTGTAGAGATAGCCGCCCATCGTAAGCCGGGAGAATATGGCCGATCTCTGCTCCAGCTCCGGCATTCCGGTATAAGACACTACATAGTCATACCCGTGGTACCCGAGGAGCTCCATATATTCCTCATAAGACAGCAGGGCAGAGCCGCTGATGGCCTGGAACAGCTCCTTGAACAGGCTGCGGGCATTGCCTTCATAGCTTGTGCCCGCTTCTATTTGCAGAAGAAGCGGCACAATATCCGTGAAGTTCCCGATAACAGCGGCCTGCTGCATTTGATCCCTGCGGGACACCGCAACTCCGATCAGGTTCCTCCGCTGCGGTGAGAGCAACGCCAGTGCAAGCAGGATGACACCGAACCGGGTGATGCTCAGCTTGTCTGACAAAGATACCGCTGCGCTGTAAGCCCTGTCCGCCAGCCGGCCGCGGCCGTATACAGTCTCGGTGTACAGTCCGCCAGTCTGATCCGGGCGCAGATACTGCCTGATCCTGTCGGCATACCCGTCCGTACCCGGCAATGCCTTGCTCAGGCCGGCCGGCGTCCGGAAATAGCTGCCCTCATCAAGCACAGGGGAGCTCTTGTTCACCAGTACCTGCTCCAGACAGTCCAGGAACAGATAGAGGGAATCTGCATCCATAATCAGATGATGCATCAGAAATTCGATACTGCATTCATCCTCCTGCAGATAGTAAGCAGCCAGGAGACCGCCCTCGAAGACCGCCATTCTCCGGCCGTTAAGCGGTACGCTGCTCCGGTAATCCTTGAAGGCGCTGTCCACGGCAAATATGTACTTCGGGCCCTGTCTGATGATTCTGCCGCTGAAGGCCTCAGCCGCGTTCATTACCTGTCTGACCGCCTGGTCTATTTCATCCCTGCTCCACCGGTTATCATAAGTAACGGTGAAATAGAGACCGTAATCCTTATCATTCTTTTCGGCGTATAATATCTTCTGCTGCAAAGGCTCCAGCTCATAATACCGTGTGCCGTCCTGGGGATCTTTAAGCATAAAGCGCTTTTCCTCCTTTCACCTCGCCCGGTGCCTGCACTAGATATCCTGAGTCTTTACCCGGGTGAGCAGCAGGAAAATGACCGCCGCACAGCCCAGCAGGCTGACAAAATGAACCGTTACCGCACCGCTGCTCCCCGTGAACCCGCTGAACAATTCTGTGTTCAGCTCCGTAATCCACCGGGTCGGCAGAATCTGGGCGAAGCGCTGCATGCCTTCCGGCATGATTGAGCTGGGCCAGAGCGTACCGCCAAGCATCGCCAGCGGCAGGGAAACCACGGTAACCAGCAGCCGTCCGGTGGACTGTTTCGTTGTGCGGCTGACCAGCAGCAGGCCGATGCCTGCAGCAATGACATTAAGCAGACCGTAAGCCAGCACCAGCAGCAGCAGATGGAATGCAGACAGCCCAAGATCAATTCCGAAGGCTCCGCTCATCAGTGCAATCATAAGCAGGAACTGGACAACGCCGATCGCTGCGAATACGCTGACCGTCTGTAGATAGTAGCTGAGCTTGTTTTTAGCCGTCAGCAGCACCCGTTCAGTCGTGGAATGAACCTTGTCACCCAGGAACACCAGGGTGTTGGTCATGGTCAGGAAGAGCATGATGAACACAATCATGTTAAACGTGCCGGTCAGAACCGCCGCATTCGGATTGCCCAGAATACTTGGCTCAATTGTGACTGGCGCCGGTGAATCCGCCATCAGCTTCATGCTCTCCTGAAAGGCTCCGGCATCAGGTGCATTATTCGCCAGCGTCTGCAGTGAGGAGAAGATGCTGTTTAGCTTGACTTCAAGTGATTTGGAGTTGAAATTAACCTCCTTGGCATAGCTCTCGATCTGTACCGCCTCCGGATTGGCAAAGAGCTCACCGGCTGTACTGGTAACGACAATTCCCAGATTCGTGCTTGCCTGGATGGCGCTGTCTGCATCCTTTGCATGAGTCAGGGTTACATCCTGCTTCTCCAGCATGGCGGAGACATAAGAATCAATTGCGTGGTCCGGTACATACATGGCCAAGGTTACCTCGGTGGCATCGTTATACTGCTTGACCACCATGAAGGTGAACAGAACGGGCAGCAGCACCATGAAAATCAGCGTCAGCCTTCTTTTTACTATCCGCTTCAGATAGAGTCCAAAGATTCTCATGTTACCTTACCCCCTTCCGGGCTAATGAAAAGACAGAGATTAATACAAACCCCAGAGACAGGACCAGTGCATTGTAGACAGGCATCAGGTCGATTACCCCCTGCTGGATATAGTTGAACAGCGGCTGCTGAAACACTTCATTAATGCTCAGCCTGCTGAGCGAGCCGAAATCCAGCTTGATAAAGCCGCCGCCTATAAAGGTCATTACGGGAATCAGCAGGGAGACGATACTGTCCAGTGCCTTCATGTGCCGTCCAAGCACTCCGAGGAACAAGCCCAGCGCGTTAAAGAAAATGGCGCCGACTATAATGATGAACAGGACGACCAGAATGTTATTGCCGTAAGAGACATTAAAGAACAGCTTGGCACAGGCTACAATAACCAGCCCCTGAAGAATGGAGATCGAGCAGCCGGTCAGCCATTGGCTTACTACCAGCGACATTTTGGATACCGGTGAGATCAGATAGCGGTCACCCAGCGCTTCATTGTATTCTTCCTGAATGAAATTCATCGTATTGGCCAGCCCGTAAAAGAGGATTAGAACCAGCATCGTCACGCCGTAATAGCTCAGTCCCGACATCCTGCCTGCATCACCCTTCTCTCCGGCTGCACCGCCTGCCGTCAGCAGATTGCTGTAGGCATGCTGATAGACAGGCGGCTGATTGTCACGTCCGGATACGCCCATAGCCTGGTACCCGTCGCCGAAGGTGGAGAGGGTCAACGCTGTGATATTCACCTTATCGATGTTCTGATCCTTGCCGTAAACCGTAACCGTACTTTCCCGGTTTGCTGTGACGCCTTCGGTCAGGCCGGCAGGCAGATAAATGAACTGGTCATATTTATCAGCCTCCAGGGCTTTACGTGCCTCCTCTGCACTTGCAGCAACGGTGACGTCATACAGCTCCCGGTTCTCAGCGCTTGTCAAAAAGGCTAGGATATCCTTTCCGAACTGGCCGCTGTCCTCATTAACCACGACCGTACGGGTCTGTGTGATATTGACCGCCGCGGCTGTCTCCTTGGCTTCCGGCTGGAACATGGCCGATAAGGCGTTGCCCAGAATCACAATCAGCAGCAGCGGCAGCAGGATGTAATTGACAAAGACGACAGGACTTTTAATCTTCCGCTTCATGTTCGTTAGATAGATCGTCCACATGGCTAATCCCTCAAATTCTTCTTAGTCAGTTTGAAAAACACCTGTTCGAGATTTGGCGAGATGTACTGGAAGCTCTTGAGCTCATCGCCGAACCTTTCCTTGATTTCGCTGATTACACCGGCGTCGTTCTTCGGAACCGCCAGCTCAATTTTGTTATCCTCTATAGCCATTACTGTGTAATCCGCCAGCCGTGCGGTGTAAGCGGAGCTCTTCTGCTGAAGCTCCAGCTTCAGAATGGCCTGGTCCGTATAAGCCTCCAGAATGTCGCTTAATCTGCCTTCACAGAGCAGCGTGCCATTGTCAATAATCCCGACATGCGAGCAGATTTTTTCGATCTCCTCCATATAATGGGAGATGTATATGATGGTTGTGCCCAGCTGGTTCAGCTCCAGAATGGCATCCAGAATCCGGTTGCGCGACTGGGGGTCAACCCCTACGGTCGGCTCATCGAGGATGATGACATCGGGATTGTGTACAATCCCGCAGGCAATATTCAGCCGCCGCTTCATCCCGCCCGAGAATTTCTTGGGCTTTTGCTTACGCTCGTCCCAC
Proteins encoded:
- a CDS encoding ABC transporter permease, with the protein product MWTIYLTNMKRKIKSPVVFVNYILLPLLLIVILGNALSAMFQPEAKETAAAVNITQTRTVVVNEDSGQFGKDILAFLTSAENRELYDVTVAASAEEARKALEADKYDQFIYLPAGLTEGVTANRESTVTVYGKDQNIDKVNITALTLSTFGDGYQAMGVSGRDNQPPVYQHAYSNLLTAGGAAGEKGDAGRMSGLSYYGVTMLVLILFYGLANTMNFIQEEYNEALGDRYLISPVSKMSLVVSQWLTGCSISILQGLVIVACAKLFFNVSYGNNILVVLFIIIVGAIFFNALGLFLGVLGRHMKALDSIVSLLIPVMTFIGGGFIKLDFGSLSRLSINEVFQQPLFNYIQQGVIDLMPVYNALVLSLGFVLISVFSLARKGVR
- a CDS encoding ABC transporter ATP-binding protein, which encodes MRTIFSGMALGFSYNKKEPVLDGLSISITDKQIYGLLGPNGAGKSTLTKVMLGLEKPQRGKMHWFNEYPNQSTKRRVGYVPQDLALIYDLSAYENVEFFGKLYNLKGEKLKKQVRYALEFVGLWDERKQKPKKFSGGMKRRLNIACGIVHNPDVIILDEPTVGVDPQSRNRILDAILELNQLGTTIIYISHYMEEIEKICSHVGIIDNGTLLCEGRLSDILEAYTDQAILKLELQQKSSAYTARLADYTVMAIEDNKIELAVPKNDAGVISEIKERFGDELKSFQYISPNLEQVFFKLTKKNLRD
- a CDS encoding ABC transporter permease; protein product: MRIFGLYLKRIVKRRLTLIFMVLLPVLFTFMVVKQYNDATEVTLAMYVPDHAIDSYVSAMLEKQDVTLTHAKDADSAIQASTNLGIVVTSTAGELFANPEAVQIESYAKEVNFNSKSLEVKLNSIFSSLQTLANNAPDAGAFQESMKLMADSPAPVTIEPSILGNPNAAVLTGTFNMIVFIMLFLTMTNTLVFLGDKVHSTTERVLLTAKNKLSYYLQTVSVFAAIGVVQFLLMIALMSGAFGIDLGLSAFHLLLLVLAYGLLNVIAAGIGLLLVSRTTKQSTGRLLVTVVSLPLAMLGGTLWPSSIMPEGMQRFAQILPTRWITELNTELFSGFTGSSGAVTVHFVSLLGCAAVIFLLLTRVKTQDI